Proteins encoded in a region of the Flavobacterium sp. MDT1-60 genome:
- a CDS encoding MFS transporter, translating to MHDKISLKEKVGYGLGDAASSMFWKIFSMYLLFFYTDVFGLAPAVVGTMFLITRIWDSCFDPIVGIIADRTKSKWGKFRPYLLWVAIPFAVIGVLTFYTPDFDEKGKIIYAYVTYSAMMMIYSLINVPYASLLGVMSSDRKERNTLSSYRMVFAFGGSLLALWLIEPLVNYFGGSLNSKSGWLATIAVFGVITTAFFWGCFFFTKERVRPISDEQSNLKEDLKDLLKNKPWWILLGAGIGALVFNSIRDGAAVYYFKYYVSSSINFDFNLFGTDFHMTPTSIYLVLGQAANIIGVIIATPIANKIGKKKTFFGAMALAAILSLVFYFFGKEDILLILSFQVLISICAGCIFPLIWSMYADSADYSEWKQGRRATGLVFSASSMSQKFGWTIGGAGAGWLLGYYGFQANVEQTAVAQNGIQLMLSILPAIAAFISVAFILFYPLSEEKLQTIEQDLNEKRDQTI from the coding sequence ATGCACGACAAAATTAGTTTAAAAGAAAAAGTAGGTTACGGCCTTGGAGATGCGGCATCATCCATGTTCTGGAAAATTTTCAGCATGTACCTTCTCTTTTTCTATACCGATGTTTTCGGATTGGCACCTGCTGTCGTAGGAACCATGTTTTTAATCACCAGAATCTGGGATTCCTGCTTTGATCCAATTGTTGGAATCATTGCCGATAGAACCAAAAGTAAATGGGGAAAATTCAGACCTTATTTATTGTGGGTTGCCATACCTTTTGCCGTAATTGGAGTTTTAACTTTTTACACTCCAGATTTTGATGAAAAAGGAAAAATAATTTATGCTTACGTTACGTATTCGGCAATGATGATGATTTATTCGCTTATCAATGTTCCATATGCTTCACTTTTGGGTGTAATGTCATCTGACCGAAAAGAGAGAAACACGTTATCGTCTTACCGAATGGTTTTTGCATTTGGAGGAAGTTTATTAGCACTTTGGTTAATTGAACCATTAGTAAATTATTTCGGCGGAAGCCTAAATTCTAAATCAGGCTGGCTGGCGACAATTGCCGTTTTTGGAGTGATTACAACTGCTTTTTTCTGGGGTTGTTTTTTCTTCACAAAAGAAAGAGTAAGACCAATTTCTGATGAACAGTCCAACTTAAAAGAAGATTTAAAAGACTTATTAAAAAACAAACCGTGGTGGATTTTGTTGGGAGCCGGAATCGGTGCTTTAGTTTTCAATTCCATTCGTGATGGAGCTGCCGTTTATTACTTTAAATACTATGTAAGCAGTAGTATCAACTTTGATTTCAATTTATTCGGAACAGATTTTCACATGACGCCAACTTCTATTTATTTGGTTTTGGGTCAGGCCGCCAACATCATCGGAGTTATTATAGCAACACCAATTGCGAATAAAATCGGGAAGAAAAAAACCTTTTTTGGAGCCATGGCTTTAGCCGCCATTTTGAGTTTAGTGTTCTATTTCTTCGGAAAAGAAGATATCTTGCTAATCCTTAGTTTTCAGGTTTTAATCAGCATTTGCGCAGGTTGCATTTTCCCGTTAATCTGGTCCATGTATGCTGACAGCGCCGATTATTCAGAATGGAAACAAGGCCGTAGAGCGACAGGATTAGTATTCTCCGCTTCATCCATGTCACAAAAATTTGGCTGGACCATTGGAGGCGCCGGAGCCGGGTGGCTTTTAGGATACTATGGTTTTCAGGCCAATGTCGAACAAACTGCCGTTGCCCAAAACGGAATTCAATTAATGTTAAGCATACTTCCTGCAATTGCAGCTTTTATATCAGTCGCTTTTATTTTGTTTTATCCTTTATCTGAAGAAAAACTGCAAACAATAGAACAAGATTTAAACGAAAAAAGAGACCAGACCATTTAA
- a CDS encoding carbohydrate binding domain-containing protein, whose translation MKPLFLFSLLFLSTMTNAQTNLVKNGGFERDIVNWQGDVATISPYDKKSGKNGALINQFVGTEWKGIDQIILIPRNTYAVEFSIWIKTESIEGGKEAYNAGVMIAEFTNNAEKQINSETVAQIRGTTDWTIYKKAVKIPADAQKIRIMLALAQTSGSIYFDDVKAIPLSEEEYLKLNTVSTTSQN comes from the coding sequence ATGAAACCACTTTTTCTTTTTAGTTTACTATTTCTAAGTACAATGACAAATGCTCAAACCAATTTGGTGAAAAACGGTGGCTTTGAAAGGGATATTGTCAATTGGCAGGGTGACGTTGCAACAATTTCGCCTTATGATAAAAAGTCAGGGAAAAATGGCGCATTAATCAATCAGTTTGTGGGAACCGAATGGAAAGGAATTGATCAGATTATATTGATTCCAAGAAATACTTATGCCGTAGAGTTTAGTATCTGGATAAAAACAGAAAGCATTGAAGGAGGTAAAGAAGCTTATAATGCTGGCGTTATGATCGCTGAATTCACCAACAATGCCGAAAAACAAATTAATTCTGAAACGGTCGCACAAATAAGAGGAACAACGGATTGGACAATCTACAAAAAAGCAGTAAAAATACCTGCTGATGCACAAAAAATCAGGATTATGCTGGCTTTGGCACAAACAAGCGGCTCTATTTATTTTGATGATGTAAAAGCTATTCCTTTATCTGAAGAAGAATATTTGAAATTAAATACTGTTAGTACAACGTCACAAAACTAA
- a CDS encoding cellulase family glycosylhydrolase, with translation MKNSISKLVLLALCMVNFSCQAQQLPRITVKGTQFYKGDKPYAYIGTNYWYGSLLASKKIGDRKRLLRELDLMQKNGIDNLRILVGGDGGKYDFTVRPALQYEQGKYDEDLLDGLDFLMNEMRKRKMYAVLYLTNNWEWSGGMSQYLEWNGKGPVPIPGIAPNTWPQFMSYTQQFHSCEPCMQALENHVKFIMGRTNAYSHKKYTDDNTIMAWQVGNEPRLFTVENEAKFTVWLNNIVNLMDSLDKNHLISTGSEGLNSSNDDIGIFERTHQNPNIDYLTMHIWPKNWGWFKAENAEKTLPTTLENAGKYIDKHVAVANHLKRPIIIEEFGLGRENESLLPTASVANRDVFYNYIFGRVAESVKNNGPLQGANFWGFGGEGKAINESGKWSPGDPLTTDPPQEPQGLNSVFSSDKSTLNIVKKYNNQLKKN, from the coding sequence ATGAAAAATTCAATCTCAAAATTAGTACTTCTTGCCTTATGCATGGTCAACTTTAGTTGTCAGGCTCAGCAACTACCAAGAATTACGGTAAAAGGAACGCAATTTTACAAAGGCGATAAACCGTACGCGTACATTGGAACGAATTATTGGTACGGAAGTTTATTGGCTTCGAAAAAAATCGGTGACCGAAAAAGACTTTTACGAGAACTCGATTTAATGCAGAAAAACGGCATTGACAACTTAAGAATTTTAGTAGGAGGCGACGGTGGAAAATACGATTTTACAGTTCGTCCGGCTTTGCAATATGAACAGGGAAAATACGATGAAGATTTGCTTGATGGATTGGATTTCCTTATGAACGAAATGCGTAAACGTAAAATGTATGCGGTTTTGTACCTGACAAACAACTGGGAATGGTCTGGTGGAATGTCACAATATTTAGAATGGAATGGCAAAGGCCCGGTTCCGATTCCTGGAATTGCACCGAATACCTGGCCTCAGTTTATGTCGTATACGCAGCAATTTCATAGTTGTGAACCTTGTATGCAGGCGTTAGAAAATCACGTGAAATTTATTATGGGAAGAACAAATGCGTATTCTCATAAAAAATATACTGACGATAATACGATTATGGCGTGGCAGGTTGGAAATGAACCGAGGCTTTTTACAGTTGAAAATGAAGCAAAATTCACCGTTTGGCTGAATAACATTGTGAATTTAATGGACAGTTTAGATAAAAACCATCTGATTTCGACTGGTTCAGAAGGATTGAATAGCTCGAATGATGATATTGGAATTTTTGAGAGAACGCATCAAAATCCGAATATTGATTATTTGACCATGCACATCTGGCCGAAAAACTGGGGCTGGTTTAAAGCTGAGAATGCTGAAAAAACGTTGCCAACAACTTTAGAAAATGCCGGAAAATATATTGACAAACACGTGGCCGTAGCCAATCATTTAAAACGCCCCATAATTATTGAAGAATTTGGTTTGGGAAGAGAAAACGAAAGTTTATTGCCAACGGCATCAGTTGCAAACAGAGATGTTTTTTACAATTATATTTTTGGAAGAGTTGCTGAAAGTGTCAAAAATAATGGTCCGTTGCAAGGAGCGAATTTCTGGGGATTTGGAGGTGAAGGAAAAGCCATAAACGAAAGCGGAAAATGGAGTCCGGGCGATCCTTTAACGACTGATCCTCCGCAGGAACCACAAGGCTTGAATTCGGTTTTTTCTTCGGATAAATCGACTTTAAATATTGTAAAAAAATATAACAACCAACTGAAAAAAAATTAA
- a CDS encoding alpha-L-arabinofuranosidase encodes MKKLTLIAFTIILLQCSCSKSDENSSDPAPTPEDPVIEEQIDPATANTIGFFLDNWAAKNFTSPASFTDATIPEATNSTVTVDYANVITKIPSSIYGNNANLWSGKLITNTPLVTDISNLKPNIIRFPGGSISDIYFWNASSNPPTAPSKLMKADGTEENSGFWFGKNDEDWTISLDNYYQLLQSTSSKGIITINYGYARYGIGSNPVADAAKLAADWVTYDNGRTQYWEIGNEVYADWEASYRINTANNKDGQPELLNGQLYAQHFKIIAEAMRKAAAAVGNSNIKIGAIMVESSPASYLPDCYKTWNDKLLKNIENKADYYVIHNYYTNYNTNAAASEILETPKKVTADMMTFCKNALTSTGNEIKPFALDEWNIFSTGSKQQVSHINGMHAVLILGEVLKNKIGLAARWDLANAWANGDDHGMFSNGDEPNIPKGNPRPAFYHMYYFQKYMGDRLIEANKDTNGNYEVYASSFSDGKIGLAFVNKATTSINIKLKLNNFLTGKRMFWYTLIGDTDNGEFSRKVIINGNGPTLTAGGPANYTTIKPFSSLITNNTSVTLPARSSVFVVIEKNKLKLSI; translated from the coding sequence ATGAAAAAATTAACTCTTATAGCATTTACAATTATTTTGTTACAATGCTCCTGCTCAAAATCAGATGAAAACTCTTCTGATCCAGCTCCAACCCCCGAAGATCCTGTAATAGAAGAACAAATAGATCCTGCTACAGCAAATACTATTGGTTTTTTTCTGGACAATTGGGCAGCTAAAAACTTTACTTCTCCAGCAAGCTTTACAGATGCAACTATTCCTGAAGCAACAAATTCAACTGTAACTGTTGATTATGCTAACGTAATAACAAAAATTCCCTCTTCAATTTACGGAAATAACGCCAATTTATGGTCAGGTAAATTAATTACAAATACGCCTTTAGTAACTGACATCTCAAATCTAAAACCAAATATTATTAGATTTCCCGGCGGAAGCATTAGTGATATCTATTTTTGGAATGCAAGCAGCAATCCGCCAACAGCACCTTCAAAATTAATGAAGGCTGATGGAACGGAAGAAAATTCTGGTTTCTGGTTCGGAAAAAATGATGAAGACTGGACCATTTCACTAGATAATTATTACCAGCTTTTACAATCCACGAGCAGTAAAGGAATTATTACCATTAACTACGGTTATGCCAGATACGGAATAGGCTCAAATCCGGTTGCGGATGCAGCAAAATTAGCCGCTGACTGGGTAACTTACGACAATGGAAGAACACAATATTGGGAAATTGGAAATGAAGTTTATGCCGATTGGGAAGCAAGTTACAGAATCAATACAGCCAACAATAAAGATGGACAACCTGAATTATTAAACGGACAGTTATATGCACAACACTTTAAAATAATTGCAGAGGCAATGCGTAAAGCTGCAGCTGCTGTTGGAAATTCAAATATTAAAATTGGTGCCATAATGGTCGAAAGCTCCCCTGCAAGTTATCTACCGGATTGTTATAAAACATGGAATGACAAACTGCTTAAAAACATTGAAAACAAAGCTGATTATTATGTGATTCATAATTACTATACGAACTACAATACAAACGCCGCAGCATCTGAAATTTTAGAAACTCCTAAAAAAGTAACGGCTGACATGATGACTTTTTGCAAAAATGCATTGACATCTACTGGTAATGAAATTAAACCTTTTGCTTTAGATGAATGGAATATTTTTTCAACCGGAAGCAAACAGCAAGTATCACACATCAACGGAATGCACGCCGTCTTGATTTTAGGAGAAGTTTTAAAAAACAAAATTGGCCTTGCAGCACGTTGGGATTTAGCAAACGCCTGGGCAAATGGAGATGATCACGGAATGTTTAGCAACGGAGATGAACCTAATATTCCGAAAGGAAATCCTCGCCCGGCATTTTATCACATGTATTATTTTCAAAAATACATGGGAGATCGTTTAATCGAAGCCAATAAAGATACCAATGGAAATTACGAAGTATATGCTTCCTCATTTTCTGATGGGAAAATAGGTTTGGCCTTTGTAAATAAAGCAACAACTTCCATAAATATAAAGTTAAAATTGAATAACTTCCTGACAGGCAAAAGAATGTTTTGGTATACTTTAATTGGAGATACGGATAATGGAGAATTCTCAAGAAAAGTGATCATTAACGGAAACGGACCAACTTTGACAGCAGGCGGACCAGCAAATTATACCACTATTAAGCCTTTTTCATCCTTGATAACAAATAACACAAGTGTAACTTTACCTGCACGATCTTCGGTTTTTGTGGTTATTGAAAAAAATAAATTAAAATTATCAATTTAA
- a CDS encoding AraC family transcriptional regulator: MSSAKNFYREIAPLSAGDSFLVFDRIKDSFDFPVHYHPEFEINFILNGKGVKRVVGDNIEEIDSVELVLIGPNLYHGWELSKCTSKKIHEITIQFHNDLFHESLLSRRIMNPIRDMFNRSIHGILFSKKVAEELTPRLVRISKLDGMDYFLEITSLLYDLANSRNQRLLSTYTVDYDTFDDYDKMKLVYEYVQKHFAEKITLEDVANVASMSIISFNRFIKKRTGKTFVNYINDIRIGYAARWLVEKDMSVSEVAFKSGFNNIANFNRSFKAIKNCTPSQYREDFSGLKRIL; encoded by the coding sequence ATGAGTAGTGCTAAAAATTTTTACAGAGAAATTGCTCCGCTTTCAGCTGGAGACAGTTTTTTAGTTTTCGATAGAATTAAAGATAGTTTCGATTTTCCGGTTCATTATCATCCGGAATTTGAAATCAATTTTATTTTAAATGGAAAAGGAGTGAAGCGTGTTGTTGGAGATAATATTGAAGAAATCGACAGTGTTGAATTGGTTTTAATTGGTCCAAATTTATATCACGGTTGGGAATTAAGTAAATGTACCAGCAAAAAAATTCACGAAATTACGATTCAGTTTCATAACGATTTATTTCATGAATCTTTATTGTCCAGGCGAATTATGAATCCGATTCGGGATATGTTTAATCGTTCGATTCACGGTATTTTATTTTCAAAAAAAGTGGCCGAAGAATTGACTCCAAGACTTGTAAGGATTTCTAAATTAGATGGTATGGATTATTTTTTGGAAATAACTTCCTTATTATATGATCTGGCTAATTCAAGAAATCAACGATTGCTTTCAACTTACACAGTGGATTATGATACGTTTGATGATTATGATAAAATGAAATTAGTTTACGAGTATGTGCAAAAACATTTTGCTGAAAAGATTACGTTAGAAGATGTTGCCAATGTTGCCAGCATGTCGATAATTTCTTTTAATAGATTTATTAAAAAACGTACCGGAAAAACTTTTGTGAATTATATTAATGATATCCGAATTGGATATGCAGCGCGCTGGCTTGTTGAAAAGGATATGAGTGTTTCGGAAGTTGCTTTTAAATCAGGGTTCAATAATATTGCCAACTTCAATCGTAGCTTTAAGGCTATTAAAAATTGCACACCTAGCCAATATAGAGAAGATTTTTCTGGATTAAAGCGCATTTTGTAA
- a CDS encoding AGE family epimerase/isomerase, producing MSKLKQLKSEVTAELDAILKYWSKNTIDNQNGGFIGQIDFNDHLIATAEKGSVLNARILWSFSASYQVTKNEEHKKVATRAFDFLSKYFYDAEFGGLFWSVNPDKTPKDTKNQVYALAFAIYGLSEYYAISKDDNALAIAINLYLRIQKHSYDHENKGYLEAFTRDWQPIEDLRLSDKDANEKKTMNTHLHIVEAYANLFKVWKDKNLQNDIIELLETIDNHFINTETGHLHLFFDENWIEKPDVISYGHDIEAAWLLLQCAEISEDENLIATYKKHAIQMAEVTQEGLDIDGGLWYELDSKNNGLIAEKHWWVQAEALIGFYNAYQLTGDEKYLDLVLKNWNFIKKYIVDKQNGEWFWGVYRDYSLIEKDKAGFWKCPYHNSRASLELIQRIKG from the coding sequence GTGTCAAAACTAAAGCAACTTAAATCTGAAGTAACTGCCGAACTTGATGCTATCCTGAAGTATTGGTCAAAAAATACGATCGACAATCAAAATGGGGGTTTTATTGGTCAGATTGATTTTAACGATCATCTGATTGCTACTGCCGAAAAGGGTTCTGTTTTGAATGCCCGAATTTTATGGTCGTTTTCTGCCAGTTATCAGGTTACTAAAAATGAGGAACATAAAAAAGTAGCAACGAGAGCTTTTGACTTTCTTTCAAAATATTTTTATGATGCAGAATTTGGAGGTTTATTTTGGAGTGTAAATCCTGATAAAACTCCAAAAGACACTAAAAATCAGGTTTATGCCTTAGCTTTTGCGATTTATGGATTATCAGAATATTATGCTATTTCTAAAGATGACAATGCTTTGGCAATAGCCATCAATTTATATTTAAGAATTCAGAAACACAGTTATGACCATGAAAACAAAGGTTATTTAGAAGCTTTTACCCGCGATTGGCAGCCTATCGAAGATTTACGTTTAAGCGATAAAGATGCCAACGAAAAAAAAACAATGAACACGCATTTGCATATTGTTGAAGCTTATGCAAATTTGTTTAAAGTTTGGAAGGACAAAAATCTTCAAAATGATATTATCGAGTTATTAGAAACAATCGACAATCATTTCATTAATACTGAAACGGGACATTTACATTTGTTTTTTGATGAAAACTGGATCGAAAAACCAGATGTTATCTCTTACGGGCATGACATTGAAGCGGCTTGGCTTTTATTACAGTGTGCCGAAATTTCAGAAGATGAAAATTTGATTGCTACTTATAAAAAACATGCTATTCAGATGGCTGAAGTTACTCAGGAAGGTTTAGATATCGACGGTGGCTTATGGTATGAATTGGATTCTAAAAACAACGGATTAATTGCCGAAAAACATTGGTGGGTTCAGGCTGAAGCTTTAATTGGCTTTTATAACGCTTATCAATTAACCGGTGACGAAAAATATTTAGACCTGGTTTTGAAAAACTGGAATTTTATTAAAAAATATATAGTTGACAAACAAAACGGAGAATGGTTCTGGGGAGTTTACCGCGATTATTCTTTAATTGAAAAAGACAAAGCCGGATTTTGGAAATGCCCATACCACAATAGCCGGGCTTCTTTAGAGCTTATTCAGAGAATAAAAGGATAA
- a CDS encoding glycoside hydrolase family 26 protein — MKKNIQMLIITILIGTSCSSKAIVINTNLSLSDKKATSETVSLYKKLNQLAQKGYLFGHQDDLAYGVNWKYENGRSDIKDVVGDYPAVYGWDLAGLEKDSPNNIDGIPFTKMKQYIEESYERGGITTISWHFDNPATGKSAWDNTPNAAKTVLPGGENHQKFTLWLDKAANYLLSLKDKKGKNIPILFRPYHELTGGWFWWGKGNCTPEEFKNLWKFTIEYLQKKGVHNLIYVYNTSSFNSKEDFLAHYPGDNYADILSFDSYQNNDDKEGVKFINEVQNQLKIVNEIGIEKHKLIAVAEAGYEAIPDPKWWTGTLTKAIGDYKISYVLLWRNHGWQEKEQKMHYYVPYTGQISEKDFIDFYNLDKTLFEKDIQKALK, encoded by the coding sequence ATGAAAAAAAATATACAAATGCTAATAATAACAATACTTATAGGAACTTCATGTTCTTCTAAAGCAATTGTTATTAATACTAATTTATCACTTTCAGATAAAAAAGCGACATCTGAAACTGTTTCTCTTTACAAAAAACTAAACCAATTAGCCCAAAAAGGTTATTTATTTGGACATCAGGATGACCTTGCCTATGGCGTAAACTGGAAATACGAAAATGGCAGAAGTGATATAAAAGATGTCGTTGGAGATTACCCTGCAGTTTACGGTTGGGACCTGGCAGGCCTGGAAAAAGACAGTCCTAATAACATAGACGGAATTCCATTTACAAAAATGAAGCAATATATAGAGGAAAGTTATGAAAGAGGCGGAATAACAACTATAAGCTGGCATTTTGACAATCCCGCAACCGGAAAAAGCGCCTGGGATAATACTCCAAATGCTGCAAAAACAGTTTTACCGGGCGGAGAAAACCATCAAAAATTTACTCTTTGGCTCGATAAAGCAGCCAACTATCTTTTATCCTTAAAAGATAAAAAAGGAAAAAACATTCCAATTCTTTTCAGGCCTTATCATGAACTTACCGGAGGCTGGTTTTGGTGGGGGAAAGGAAATTGCACTCCCGAAGAGTTTAAAAATTTATGGAAATTCACTATTGAATACCTTCAGAAAAAAGGGGTTCATAATTTAATTTATGTGTACAACACCAGCAGTTTCAACTCCAAAGAAGATTTTTTAGCACATTATCCGGGTGACAATTATGCTGACATTTTAAGCTTCGATTCGTATCAGAATAATGACGATAAAGAAGGTGTAAAATTCATTAATGAAGTCCAGAATCAACTTAAAATAGTAAACGAAATCGGTATTGAAAAACACAAATTAATCGCTGTCGCGGAAGCAGGTTACGAAGCAATTCCAGACCCAAAATGGTGGACAGGCACTTTAACAAAAGCCATTGGAGATTACAAGATATCTTATGTTTTATTATGGAGAAACCATGGCTGGCAGGAAAAAGAGCAAAAAATGCATTATTACGTTCCATATACTGGACAAATAAGTGAAAAAGATTTTATTGATTTTTATAATCTCGACAAAACCTTATTTGAAAAAGACATTCAGAAAGCATTAAAATAA
- a CDS encoding glycosidase, which yields MTTIATSTTFQDRKVALEKEHKTLIEQKNAPEENAGNGIYQRYKKPVVTAAHVPLNWRFDLNEKTNPFLQERIGMNAAFNAGAMKWNDKYLLAVRVEGIDRKSFFAIAESPNGVDNFKFWEKPCVIPQTAEPDTNVYDMRLINHEDGWVYGIFCTERKDPKAPKADTSSAVANAGIVRSKDLVNWERLPDLISNTGQQRNVVLHPEFVDGKYALYTRPQDGFIDVGAGGGIGLGYVEDMTNPVVKEEKIIFGKQYHTIYELKNGLGPAPIKTEKGWLHLAHGVRNTAAGLRYTLYMFMTDLNDITKVTHVPAGHFMGPEGIERVGDVSNVLFSNGWIEDNDGTVYIYYASSDTRMHVAVSSVAKLVDYVTNAPADTFISAGSVKTIISQIEKNNAI from the coding sequence ATGACAACAATAGCCACTTCCACTACATTTCAGGATAGAAAAGTAGCATTAGAGAAAGAACATAAAACCCTTATAGAGCAAAAAAATGCTCCTGAAGAAAATGCCGGAAACGGCATATATCAACGTTACAAAAAACCAGTAGTTACAGCGGCTCACGTGCCATTGAACTGGCGTTTTGATTTGAACGAAAAAACAAATCCATTTTTGCAGGAACGAATCGGGATGAATGCCGCTTTTAACGCCGGTGCCATGAAATGGAACGATAAGTATTTATTGGCTGTTCGTGTTGAAGGAATTGACAGAAAGTCCTTTTTCGCTATTGCGGAAAGTCCAAATGGTGTAGATAATTTCAAGTTTTGGGAGAAACCATGCGTGATTCCGCAAACTGCAGAACCAGACACCAACGTTTACGATATGCGTTTGATCAATCATGAAGACGGTTGGGTTTATGGTATTTTTTGTACCGAAAGAAAAGATCCAAAAGCACCAAAAGCAGATACCAGTTCAGCTGTAGCCAATGCAGGAATCGTACGTTCAAAAGATTTAGTAAATTGGGAAAGACTGCCTGATTTAATTTCAAATACTGGACAACAACGAAATGTCGTTTTGCATCCGGAATTTGTAGACGGAAAATATGCTTTATATACACGTCCGCAAGATGGTTTTATTGATGTTGGAGCTGGTGGCGGAATTGGTTTAGGCTATGTGGAAGACATGACAAATCCTGTTGTAAAAGAGGAGAAAATTATTTTCGGAAAACAATATCACACCATTTATGAATTAAAAAATGGCCTTGGCCCTGCTCCCATCAAAACCGAAAAAGGCTGGCTGCATTTGGCACATGGGGTTCGTAATACCGCTGCAGGTTTACGTTACACACTTTATATGTTCATGACTGATTTGAACGATATTACAAAAGTAACACACGTTCCTGCCGGTCATTTTATGGGACCAGAAGGCATTGAAAGAGTTGGCGATGTATCGAATGTTTTATTCTCAAACGGATGGATTGAAGATAACGACGGAACCGTTTATATATATTATGCTTCATCAGATACGAGAATGCATGTTGCAGTGTCATCAGTTGCAAAACTAGTTGACTATGTTACGAACGCGCCGGCAGATACTTTTATTTCCGCAGGGTCTGTGAAAACAATCATCAGTCAAATTGAAAAAAATAACGCAATTTAA